ctctctctccgagGTTCTTACTGTCCGTGCTgtgccagcagcaggtgtTGGACGGCCTTGACAGTATGCAAGTGAGCAACATGGGAGATGACACTATAGCACAAATAGGGGCGCACAACGCACTTCCTCGTGAAACAGAGTATAGCCGCACTAGTGGCAACCACTCACGACGGTAAGAAGCAGGCGAGAGACTCACCGACGTAGTTGGGCACCAGTACCGTCTTGCCTTGTTTCTCCGCTTCCTCCACATCCGCCATCCCTTCGATGCCGCTCAGCACTAGCATGCTCTGGCACCCAGTGGCGTTGCCAAAGGCCACATCCGTGGTCAGCCGGTCCCCGATCATGATGCACTCCTCTCGCGGATTCGTGATACCCTCTGCCTTGAACAGGATCTTCCCCATGTCTTCGTTAGGCTTCCCACAGACGGTGTCCGGTCGCCTTCCCACAGCGGTGCACAGAGCGCTCACAATGGACCCAGCGCCTGGGATCATGGCGCCATCACGCCCAACAGGAAGTTGTGGGTCCTCGTTTGTGGCTAAGAACAAAGGCGGCATGTACGACTCTCTGCGCAGGATCGCAGGTGGCCCTTGCAGAGCCAGTGACCCGTACGCCAGCTTGAGGATGTTGAAGTGCTTGTCCAGTCCTACGACGACAGCAACGGCGTTCAGGTCGGAGAGCGTAATCTTCTCTGCATTGTCGGTGCCGGCCTGCACCATGCGGCACGTCTTGCCATTGCACACCACTAGACCTTtctgcggcgccggcaggCACGGCACGCGCCACGCGCTGCCAAGGGCCTCTGTGTCGTATCCCCCAGCGCGCTCCGCGTCGTGCAGCTCCACGCCGTAAGTGATGAACCCCGGCGccagcacctgctgcagctcgtcgtGCAGACCCTCTTCACCAATCACAAACACGTTGCCATGCACGCTCGGCTCCTCA
The DNA window shown above is from Leishmania panamensis strain MHOM/PA/94/PSC-1 chromosome 31 sequence and carries:
- a CDS encoding p-nitrophenylphosphatase, putative (TriTrypDB/GeneDB-style sysID: LpmP.31.2170), whose amino-acid sequence is MPERITPALAARLVASPLKYMLLDIDGVIWCGGHVIERVPETLRYLRDQGKQIRFLSNNASLSREQLLQSLEKKGIECVTVQECYNSAYAAALRLKQLLGKADVPGEEPSVHGNVFVIGEEGLHDELQQVLAPGFITYGVELHDAERAGGYDTEALGSAWRVPCLPAPQKGLVVCNGKTCRMVQAGTDNAEKITLSDLNAVAVVVGLDKHFNILKLAYGSLALQGPPAILRRESYMPPLFLATNEDPQLPVGRDGAMIPGAGSIVSALCTAVGRRPDTVCGKPNEDMGKILFKAEGITNPREECIMIGDRLTTDVAFGNATGCQSMLVLSGIEGMADVEEAEKQGKTVLVPNYVGESLACFLPS